Proteins encoded by one window of Desulfovibrio ferrophilus:
- a CDS encoding bacteriohemerythrin yields the protein MPAIRKIEVIPGVHWVEIREADLYILCGCPADSVKHLMKRGLIIPEIKDGKQTETGPNVILLSDTLIQNGAFSNLAEFPVLQMLYRQGIILPGHPNNTGQKPLLMGSESQVQSQLRYIHRGNYGLFNEQELIATGLSPDRVNAEMRIKLRFAFDDIKKPEEFLDTLSIGETCVEVRNGVGICRKGHNLYEFSYGDETVEVDLHLPQGTQYPSPYPLCFQDVGRGYFDIIHSGDGDGWDVNRPAMSSVIMYQGEVYLIDAGPNIQHTLSALGIGVNEIRGIFHTHAHDDHFCGLTTLMQADHRILHFATPHVRASVAKKWAALLARPESEFASYFKLHDLIEDQWNDVLGLEVKPVFSPHPVETTIMFFRARSESGYRTYAHLADISSRRVLDNFLTDDDNASGLSRSLYDKVWKDYLTCVDVKKLDIGGGLIHGEAQDFSQDNSGKIILSHTARPLNDTEREIGSGASFGMVDRLIEGDQDFLRASAYRQLRRNLPVVKDHELRMLMNSEMISLNPGSILLRRGQTHTDVYLMVTGVTERIDSEKGLSNQCSAGSLLAELSGLAGQPCAATYRALTHVRALRLPAVLFKQVIADNKLEAYFDNLRTWRDFLRQTWLFGGATSSTVQDKIAGSMLSLKFKPGQALGHGTAPAIYIIHKGQAEVRYEDRVVETIGPGEFIGEGFVLFKTPCITTGIAVTELDVLHIHAGILRDVPVVRWKLFETFRRRMRSIVEATETGQSIFTWREEYSTGVPKQNDDHRELLEKAEEVHKCITENKGQGAIGEALDELIHYTTEHFSRELGWYKDEDFPELEHHALLHGQLLNEIRTKAMRIKAGIPNPDVEFVTFFKNWLIDHIMTEDRKFGRLMEFKQG from the coding sequence ATGCCCGCCATCCGCAAAATCGAAGTCATCCCAGGGGTTCACTGGGTGGAGATTCGCGAAGCCGATCTCTATATCCTCTGCGGTTGTCCGGCCGACAGTGTGAAGCATCTCATGAAACGGGGTCTGATCATCCCCGAAATCAAAGACGGAAAACAAACCGAAACCGGCCCCAACGTCATTCTGCTCTCGGACACCCTGATCCAGAATGGAGCCTTCTCCAATCTTGCGGAATTTCCCGTGTTGCAGATGCTCTACCGCCAGGGGATCATCCTGCCCGGACATCCTAACAATACAGGGCAAAAGCCCCTGCTCATGGGCTCTGAATCGCAGGTCCAATCGCAACTGCGCTATATCCACCGAGGCAATTACGGCCTGTTCAACGAACAGGAGCTGATCGCCACGGGCCTGAGCCCCGACCGGGTCAATGCCGAAATGCGCATCAAGCTACGCTTCGCTTTCGATGACATTAAAAAACCCGAGGAATTTCTGGACACCCTGTCCATCGGCGAGACCTGCGTTGAAGTCCGCAACGGGGTCGGCATCTGTCGCAAGGGACACAACCTGTACGAATTCTCCTACGGCGATGAAACCGTGGAAGTGGATCTCCACCTGCCCCAGGGCACACAGTATCCTTCACCCTACCCCCTGTGCTTCCAGGATGTCGGGCGCGGCTATTTCGACATCATCCATTCCGGTGACGGAGACGGCTGGGACGTCAACCGACCGGCCATGTCCAGCGTGATCATGTATCAGGGCGAGGTCTACCTGATCGACGCTGGCCCCAACATCCAGCACACCCTTTCCGCACTGGGCATCGGGGTCAACGAAATCCGGGGCATCTTCCACACCCATGCCCACGATGACCATTTCTGTGGCCTGACCACACTCATGCAGGCCGACCACCGCATCCTGCATTTCGCAACCCCACACGTGCGCGCTTCCGTGGCCAAGAAATGGGCGGCCCTGCTGGCCCGACCCGAGAGCGAGTTCGCCTCCTACTTCAAACTGCACGACCTGATCGAGGACCAGTGGAACGATGTCCTGGGGCTGGAAGTCAAACCGGTTTTCTCGCCACACCCCGTGGAAACCACCATCATGTTCTTCCGCGCCCGGTCCGAAAGCGGCTACCGCACCTACGCCCACCTGGCGGACATCTCCAGCCGCCGGGTGCTGGACAACTTCCTGACCGACGACGATAACGCCTCCGGCCTTTCCAGGTCGCTCTACGACAAGGTCTGGAAAGATTACCTGACCTGCGTAGACGTCAAGAAGCTCGATATCGGTGGGGGGCTCATCCACGGCGAAGCCCAAGACTTCAGCCAGGACAACTCGGGCAAAATCATCCTCTCGCATACAGCCCGCCCGCTGAATGATACGGAGCGTGAAATCGGCTCCGGGGCGTCCTTCGGCATGGTCGACAGGCTCATCGAGGGCGACCAGGATTTCCTGCGTGCCAGCGCCTACCGACAGCTGCGCCGCAATCTGCCCGTGGTCAAAGACCATGAATTGCGGATGCTCATGAACAGCGAAATGATCAGCCTGAACCCGGGATCCATCCTGCTGCGCCGGGGTCAGACACACACGGATGTCTACCTCATGGTCACAGGGGTGACAGAGCGCATCGACAGCGAAAAGGGCCTGTCCAACCAATGTTCCGCCGGATCACTGCTGGCCGAACTGTCCGGCCTGGCGGGCCAGCCCTGCGCCGCCACTTACCGGGCCTTGACCCATGTCCGCGCCCTGCGCCTGCCTGCTGTTTTGTTCAAACAGGTCATTGCGGACAACAAGCTCGAAGCCTACTTCGACAACCTGCGCACCTGGCGCGACTTCCTGCGCCAGACCTGGCTGTTTGGCGGGGCCACCTCCTCGACAGTGCAGGATAAAATCGCAGGCAGCATGCTCTCCCTCAAATTCAAACCGGGGCAGGCCCTGGGGCACGGCACTGCCCCCGCCATCTACATCATCCACAAGGGGCAGGCCGAAGTCCGCTACGAGGATCGAGTGGTGGAGACCATCGGCCCCGGCGAATTCATCGGCGAGGGGTTCGTGCTGTTCAAAACCCCCTGCATCACAACAGGTATCGCCGTGACCGAACTAGACGTACTGCACATTCACGCCGGCATCCTGCGCGATGTTCCTGTGGTGCGCTGGAAACTGTTCGAGACCTTCCGCCGACGCATGCGATCCATCGTGGAAGCCACGGAAACCGGGCAAAGCATCTTTACCTGGCGCGAGGAATACAGCACGGGCGTGCCCAAGCAGAATGACGACCACAGGGAGCTGCTTGAAAAAGCCGAAGAGGTCCATAAATGCATCACCGAAAACAAGGGGCAGGGGGCCATCGGCGAGGCTCTGGATGAACTGATTCACTACACCACGGAGCACTTCAGCCGTGAGCTTGGCTGGTACAAGGACGAGGATTTCCCGGAACTGGAACACCACGCTCTGCTGCACGGCCAACTGTTGAATGAAATCCGCACCAAGGCCATGCGCATCAAGGCGGGTATCCCCAACCCGGATGTGGAATTCGTGACCTTCTTCAAGAACTGGCTCATCGACCACATCATGACCGAAGACCGCAAATTCGGCAGGCTAATGGAATTCAAGCAGGGCTAG
- a CDS encoding colicin immunity domain-containing protein — protein sequence MVGSHIYTYIDIIRCFTRHRINAKDFANVYTIIYLRCSGKMKHEEYEALNNLYYYVEDYYDDPSMRDEGDPDETKLLKEAAETLHKLEKLL from the coding sequence ATGGTAGGCTCGCATATATATACATATATTGATATAATTAGGTGCTTTACTAGGCACAGAATTAATGCAAAAGATTTTGCGAATGTATACACTATAATATATTTAAGATGCTCAGGAAAGATGAAACACGAAGAATATGAAGCACTTAACAACCTGTACTATTATGTTGAGGATTACTACGACGACCCATCGATGAGAGATGAAGGTGATCCTGATGAAACAAAATTATTAAAAGAGGCAGCAGAAACACTACATAAACTCGAAAAATTGCTTTAG
- a CDS encoding bifunctional GNAT family N-acetyltransferase/carbon-nitrogen hydrolase family protein gives MIEETEHKLQTRNLRMDDYEALRGIYKRVYKGLDTPWTREQIALLISLFPEGQVCIEDNGEPVGIALSMIIDFSLFGDQHTYNQIIANGTFKSHDPEGDYLYGIEVFVDPEYRGMRLGRRLYDARKEIAENLNLKGILLGGRIPGYHKVSTEMTPQEYILKVKNREIYDSVLTFQLSNDFHVRNLLDDYWPGDHMSRGNAVLLEWINIYYQKRTRLVGRTKSIARLGVVQWEMRRFDSFDDFMQQVEFFVDTVSAYKSDIILFPELFNAPLIRMYEGMSPSDAMRHLAEHTAGMRQAMTEMALSYNINIVTGSVPQLQEDGTLHNVSFLCRRDGTWDSQTKLHITPEEDAHWGFTGGHDLKVFDTDVGKIGILICYDVEFPELARLQTLKGMKMLLVPFWTDTKNGYLRVRRCAQARAIENECFVAISGSVGNIPKVETMGIQYSQSAIFTPSDFPFPHDAIASEVTPGIETTLITDVDLDLLKELRTQGSVRNVTSRRSDLYELRWIGDKK, from the coding sequence ATGATCGAAGAGACTGAACACAAATTGCAAACCCGCAATCTGCGCATGGACGACTACGAAGCTCTGCGTGGTATCTACAAGCGGGTCTACAAAGGGCTCGACACTCCCTGGACGCGGGAGCAGATCGCTCTGCTGATCAGCCTCTTTCCCGAAGGGCAGGTGTGCATCGAGGACAATGGAGAGCCTGTGGGCATCGCCTTGTCCATGATTATCGATTTCAGCCTTTTTGGTGATCAGCACACCTATAATCAGATTATCGCCAACGGAACCTTCAAGTCCCACGACCCGGAAGGCGACTATCTCTACGGCATTGAGGTCTTCGTGGACCCGGAATACCGGGGGATGCGGCTTGGTCGTCGCTTGTATGATGCGCGTAAGGAAATCGCCGAGAATCTCAATCTCAAGGGCATCCTGCTTGGCGGGCGCATCCCCGGCTATCACAAGGTCTCAACCGAGATGACGCCGCAGGAATACATCCTGAAGGTCAAGAACCGCGAAATCTACGATTCTGTGCTCACCTTCCAGCTGTCCAACGATTTCCACGTTCGCAACCTGCTCGACGACTACTGGCCCGGTGATCACATGTCTCGCGGCAACGCCGTGCTTCTTGAGTGGATCAACATCTACTATCAGAAGAGGACGCGGCTGGTGGGGCGGACCAAATCCATTGCCCGTCTCGGCGTGGTCCAGTGGGAGATGCGTCGCTTTGACTCATTCGATGACTTCATGCAGCAAGTGGAATTCTTCGTGGACACGGTCAGTGCCTACAAGTCGGACATCATTCTCTTTCCGGAGTTGTTCAACGCTCCTCTCATCCGCATGTACGAGGGGATGAGCCCGTCCGATGCCATGCGCCATTTGGCGGAGCACACCGCAGGCATGCGCCAGGCCATGACGGAAATGGCACTGAGCTACAACATCAATATCGTCACCGGTAGCGTGCCCCAACTTCAGGAAGACGGCACCCTGCACAATGTCAGCTTTCTGTGCCGCCGCGACGGAACCTGGGACAGCCAGACCAAGCTGCATATCACTCCGGAAGAAGATGCCCATTGGGGCTTTACCGGCGGCCATGACCTGAAGGTTTTTGACACCGACGTCGGCAAAATCGGGATACTCATCTGTTACGATGTTGAGTTCCCGGAGTTGGCGCGACTGCAGACCCTGAAGGGCATGAAGATGCTGCTGGTACCGTTTTGGACCGATACCAAGAATGGTTATCTGCGGGTCAGGCGTTGCGCCCAGGCCCGGGCCATCGAAAACGAATGCTTTGTTGCCATCTCCGGCAGTGTCGGCAATATCCCCAAGGTCGAGACCATGGGTATCCAATATTCCCAATCCGCCATCTTCACGCCGTCGGATTTTCCCTTCCCCCATGATGCCATTGCCTCAGAGGTCACGCCGGGTATCGAGACAACCCTGATCACCGATGTCGACCTTGACCTGCTCAAGGAGCTGCGCACTCAGGGCAGCG